A genomic stretch from Bacteroidales bacterium includes:
- a CDS encoding class II aldolase/adducin family protein: protein MPIVTDSQLRAFTEAAHKLGTHQLLLCSSGNMSWRIDNDIMLISQTGSWLPTLTKDQICISRLTDGMILNSVRPSMDSGFHFGIMRERKDVKVILHFQSLYATTLACLPEPPQDFNVVNEIPMYVGPVAMLPYICPGSPEIGKKVTESMKHHDLVVLQNHGQVVVGKSFEDVIQKALFFELACGIIMRSNNMAIRLTAEQIAEMKRYHRE from the coding sequence ATGCCAATTGTAACCGATAGTCAGCTCAGGGCATTCACGGAAGCCGCCCATAAACTGGGAACGCATCAATTGCTGCTGTGCAGCAGTGGTAATATGTCATGGCGCATCGACAATGATATTATGCTTATTTCTCAAACAGGCTCATGGCTTCCAACCTTAACAAAGGATCAAATCTGTATCAGCCGGTTGACGGATGGGATGATCCTGAATTCAGTGCGGCCTTCTATGGACAGTGGTTTCCATTTTGGCATCATGAGAGAGCGAAAAGATGTGAAAGTGATCCTGCATTTCCAGTCACTTTATGCTACGACACTGGCATGCCTGCCGGAGCCCCCACAGGATTTTAATGTGGTGAATGAAATCCCTATGTATGTCGGACCGGTTGCCATGCTCCCCTATATTTGTCCGGGTTCCCCTGAAATTGGGAAAAAGGTGACAGAATCCATGAAGCATCATGATCTTGTTGTCCTTCAGAATCATGGGCAGGTAGTAGTAGGCAAGTCCTTTGAGGATGTTATCCAGAAGGCATTGTTCTTTGAACTGGCTTGCGGTATTATAATGAGAAGCAATAATATGGCAATCAGGTTAACAGCAGAGCAGATTGCTGAAATGAAAAGATATCACAGGGAATAG